A window of Oscillatoria sp. FACHB-1407 genomic DNA:
GTAGCTTCTATCAGCCTTCCAGCCTATGCAGGTGCTTCAATGCGTTCTGAAGCGGCTCCAGCGACAACGGCGCAATCCCAACCATCAACTCAAACAGCGCAGGCAGGCACCATTGTTGATGTTGCTGCCTCCAACTCCGCATTTACAACGCTGGTTCAGGCTGTTCAAGCCGCAGGGTTAGTAGAAACCCTCTCCGGAGAAGGTCCATTCACGGTGTTTGCTCCCACCAACGAAGCCTTTGCAGCACTGCCTCCAGGAACCTTAGAAACCCTGTTGCGCCCTGAAAACCGAGACACCTTACGGCAGATTTTGACCTACCACGTTGTCGCAGGTGCCGTTGAATCCAGCGATATCCAACCCGGTGAAGTCACTACTGTACAGGGTAGCCCCGTGAATTTGAATGTGGCAAACGGTCAGGTGACCGTCAACAACGCGACCGTGCGAGCAGCAGATATTACCGCTAGCAATGGCGTAATTCACGTCATCGATCGCGTTATTCTTCCCCCTGGATTGTAAGAGCCGAGAGATAAAGGATGAAATGCAGCCAAATCCTTAACGGTTAGCCTGCATCCCGATTCTCCAAATGTTGGCTTACACCTAGAGCTTCTTGTAAGGGCGTTTTGCAAAACGCCCCTACAGGACTCATATTGCCTATTTTTGGCGATCGCCTCTAGCTTTTGTGCTTCATCTTTTATCCTTCTTCTTTCATCTTTTATCCTTCTTCTTTCTTCTCTTTTCCCTCTGATGGAGTTCTAAAAATGACAACGAATGGTACCACTTCAGTTGCATTAAGTACTGATCTTGTTAACGCATTAAGTTCACTCAATGTACAGGCAAGCGGCTTTGGCGACACTCGGATTAACAACGGAGTGGCTAGCTTTTCCATCACAGGAGGTTCTGTTGATCTCAACCAAACCAGAGTTGAAATTGCGCACAGTGGCGGTTTGACCCTGAGAGCAGGCAGCACCGAAGTCAGCTTAACGGATTTCGTTATTACAAACTTAGGAGGTCAAACTGTATTAACTGGATTAGTCACCGCCAATGGAGCAGTTGTTGCTCGTGCTCCCCTCTTTAACCTGACCGTTGGCAGTATTGGAACATCGAGAAGACAAAGACGAGACAATCTTGACATTAACAACGTCAGCGTTACGCTGAGTGATGTCGCAGCCAGTGCCCTCAATCAAGCCTTTGGTGTCACTGCCTTTGCTGCTGGATTCAACATTGGTACAGCTCAAGTCGATGCTTTTTTCAACCGAACTAACGGTAGCATTAGCGATCGCCAATTGCCCGTTCGAGACTTTCTTGGTAACACCTCTCTGTTTCCTGAAGCGACCCAGGATGTGTTGCCACGCGGCAGAACCAGAGTGGAATTAAGTGATTCCCTCGTCAATGCGTTGGGTTCTCTAAATGTTCAGGCAACCGGATTTAGCGGCACTCGCATTCGCAATGGAGTAGCTGACTTCCTCATTACTGGAGGAGCAACCGATCTCGACACCACCACCGTTGAAATCCTTCATGCGGGTGGATTGACCTTTAGAACCGACAGCACCGAAGTCAATCTGACCGACTTTGTGATAAGCAATTTGAATACCCAACCCGTCATTACCGGAACCGTCATTGCCAATGGTCGGTTGCTGACTCGCGTTCCTCTATTTGGCTTACAAATTGGAGGAGTCACAGCGACCGATCGCGGCAGTTTCACTAACCTGGATCTCACCAACGTTGACGTTACCCTCAGTGCCAGAGCCGCACGCACCCTCAATCGAGCCTTTAGGGTAAATGCCTTTACCGCCGGATTTGAGATTGGCACCGCTCAAGTCGATGCCTTCGTTGCTTAGTACAACTCGTCGTAAATAGGGGTGGGAATTCGGGGTGCAGGGGTTCCACCCCTGACTGGGGGAGAAGCCCCCATACCCTCTTGGTTTTATTTCCAAGCCCTATCTGTGAATCACAGTACTTAGGCTTGTGGATTGAATCAATCCGCAAACAGTACGGGTGGGTTTAGCAGACCAGTCTGCACCTTGTAACGGATTGGACAGCAAAACCCGCCCCTGACCCAATATCGAACTTATAGCCGTAGCCACTCACCTTCTATGGGGGGAGCTACTGATCCATGTTGGGAAGAATACCACCCTTTCTTCCAGTTCTCATCTGGCTGTATTTGTGCGAGGATGCAGGCGATCGCGATGTGTGTCAGCAAAACGGGTGTCCTGCGCATCGTGGTGTAGCAGATTGCAAAAACCGCCAGAGAGGAACCTGACGTATGACGACTGAGAAATCAATAGCTCATCAAAACATTTACAACAACGCCGTTACCGGAGCGACAGCCAATCCAGTCATGCCCAATCCTGATGCTGAGGATGAGCACTTTATTGGTGAAGTCAACTATGTTTTGAGTAACGCCGTTGAGTTAATTCGGGTTTTGATTGGGGCACATCAGTCAGCGATCGCCATCGTAGTTCAAGAAGATTGGAGTTCGATTCGCAAATTCTTTTCCCTCTCAGAAAAATACGCGGCTTGGGCAAATTACAGCACCCCTGCAACCGGATATGGCACCCATGGATGGCTATTACGCCACAATCAACCAGTACGCATGACTCAAGCCGAACTGGAAGCTCATCCCGAATGGAAAGGGTTTGGTGGTGAGGCAGGCAAGCATCCTCCCATGCGAGGATGGTTAGCCGCTCCCATTATTGGACGGGATGGTACAAATTGGGGGTTGCTTCAACTCTCTGATAAATACGAGGGTGACTTCACCGAAGAGGATGAGAAGCATTTTCTTAAATTTACCGAACTCGTTTCAGCTACATTAGAGGCACTGTGGGAAGTGCGAAATCTCCGCAAAAAAGCAGCTTGAGCCGCTTTCCCCTCTCAAATCACAATCCATCCTTTGACAGAATCAACAAAAAATAAGCTAAGTCCGCAGTGCGACGTTCTCTGACAGGAGTGATTTTAGGATGCAGATAACTGGACGATCCGTTATTACTCTTTAAGGAGCACATCCAATGGCTGCTGTTAATCCAATTCAACTGCAAAAGCACCTCAAGGGGATGGATTACCCCGCTAGTAAGCAAAGTCTAATTGAGCACGCTAAAAAGCATGGTGCCGACAAAACTGCTCTGTCTGCCTTAGAGCAATTACCCGATGAGGAATATGAGACTCCTGCTGATGTCAGTAAGGCGATTGGTCAAACAGAGTGATATCTGTTTACAGAGAATCTATCTTAAGGTTGAGAGGGGATCAGCCTCACCTTCAGGAGAATAAGAAAACCTAATGAGAAGCGTCAAACCCGGCGATCGCCGGGTTTTTTTTGCCTCTCACTACCTTATCCTCAGCGTGTAACTCAAGTCCAGTGCAGCGTCACACCTTATTTTTAGGATTGTTGGTGTGAGCGAGACGCTTACGGCATGAGCAAGATGCTCGCACTACCCTAACTTTCAACTGTGACGTAGCACTAGGCACTAATTAGACTTGGGGTTGGTAAGCTAGATGGGGTTAAGCAGGGCGTAGACACAACCGGAGGGTTGCCGGGCTTAGCAATAATATATCCCTGGACAAAATCAACTCCGCGATCGCAGACCCAATTTAACTCCTCAAACGACTCAATGCCCTCGGCAACTGTCTTGATCGCCAATCGCTGAGCGATTTCCAAAATCTTTTCGGTAATCGATGCTTTATAAGGATCTTGGTGAACTCGACGGATCAATTCCATATCTAGCTTGATAAAGTCTGGACGCAATTGATGCAACAAGTTGAGACTGGAGGAACCTGCCCCAAAGTCATCCAACGCCACCAAAAAACCCGCTTCACGGTAATACCGCAAGATCAACATTAGATGGCTCAGATCTTGTGGATGGTTAGACTCAACCACCTCAAACACGACGCGATCGTGAGGAATGTTAGCTTGATCGATCGCCTGAACCGTTGTCCTCAAACAAGACACCGGATCGTAGACCGCAACGGGTGTGAAATTGATAAAAAGGTGGGCGTCTAAGTTGTGGTGGTCCGCGCCACGAATTGCACTGCGCCGCGCTGCCAGATCGAGTTGCGATAGCACTCCTGCTGAGTGAGCCGCCTCAAACAGAGCACCCGGCATCACCAAATCGCCCCGCTCATCTACACCTCGCACCAGAGCTTCATAACCATAGATTTTGGAGGTGTTGTTGGCGTAGACCAGGGGTTGAAAATGAGTCGTAAACTGGTCTGTCGCCAACATATCCAACAGCCACTCCGATTGGTTGAGTTGAATCAGGCGTTGCAAGGGCATCATGTCACCAAAGTCATGCAACTGGGGAGCCTCTGTGTGTGGCATGAGCAACACTTGAGTGTTTTCGATTTCAGGCGACGTCAGTACCGTGGTCAAGCCCACCAGCATCTCAGCCTGTTCTGGATTGTATGAAACACTTAATCCTCGTTGATGTCGCATTACTTCGTACTGAAGCTCAAGCTTGTCGAGGTAGCTAGCCATCTTATGCAGCGTGTGTATCGATGGAAACCACAGATGGAGCAGATTAGCTCTTTTAACGCGACAGGGCAAAGATTGACAACGATTGCAGCGACTGGAACTCTTATTGGTGTGCTTCACGTCTAACAGTAAGTATTTGTACTTATATATGGTTTATTTCTAGCAGAGATAGAGCACCCGAAAACCTGCTACTTAAGCATCCTTCTTCGATTTGCCAACTTAATCCACCTAAAGGCGGAAGTTAAGAAATGTAACTATTTCCTTTCATAGTTTATAACCTTTAGTGGCCCAGATGAAATCAGGCGTAAGCAAGGTTGCAGAGGAGTCCGCCAAACCCCACCCGTACAGGATTTATTCAATCCACAATTCTGAGCAATTTGCAGCCGCAGAATGGCTCCCTGGGTGGATAGTGCGACCCATGAATCTCGTTATTCTTTTGGGGTATGGCAACCGAAGGGCTGGTTAGGACGGAGCGCAGGGATGGAACCCGTAGCTGGGGGAGCAGTTCCCACACCTTTGTCTTAACTGTCTCGACAGTTGTTACATAAGACGATGCAGCAACAAGGAGTAACGAATGACCACCTCAAGTGTGACTGCACCTGAAAACACTGTTTCAGCGATTTTGCAAGATCGGGCGCAAGTTGATACCATCATTCGCCGTTTACTCGATCAGGGCATTTCACGCGATCGCATTTCCGTCATCGGCAAAAACTTTCATACCGAAACCCGCATCTCAGGCTTCCTAACCCGCAAAGATCTAGTTCTCGGCGGGCTAAGGCAAGGCGGTATCTTTGGATCATTAGCAGGGTCTGTCTTGGGCTTGCTGACCGGGGTAGGGGTTCTCTTCATTCCCTTTGTGGGTACGGTCGTCGCAGCAGGACCCATCGGGGCAGTGTTGTTGGGGGCGGCAACTGGAGCGATCGCTGGAGCCGCTGGAGCCGGGTTAGTTTCCACCTTCGTGGCGTTAGGATTGCCAGAAGACAAGGCAACTTTGTATCAAACCCGGGTTGAAGCAGGGCATTTTTTAATGATGGTTGAGGCAGGTGCCAATCAGATGCAAGAGGTGCAAAAGCTGCTACAAGAGGCAGGTGGAGACGAAATTTCCATCATCAATACGCCATTACCTCGCCAGCGATCAGGGCAGATTGAGGCCCCCACTCATCTCGCTCCAGAAGTGCGATCGCACTTG
This region includes:
- a CDS encoding fasciclin domain-containing protein, with the protein product MRFQLFKLSCVASVVATAMVASISLPAYAGASMRSEAAPATTAQSQPSTQTAQAGTIVDVAASNSAFTTLVQAVQAAGLVETLSGEGPFTVFAPTNEAFAALPPGTLETLLRPENRDTLRQILTYHVVAGAVESSDIQPGEVTTVQGSPVNLNVANGQVTVNNATVRAADITASNGVIHVIDRVILPPGL
- a CDS encoding GAF domain-containing protein; the encoded protein is MTTEKSIAHQNIYNNAVTGATANPVMPNPDAEDEHFIGEVNYVLSNAVELIRVLIGAHQSAIAIVVQEDWSSIRKFFSLSEKYAAWANYSTPATGYGTHGWLLRHNQPVRMTQAELEAHPEWKGFGGEAGKHPPMRGWLAAPIIGRDGTNWGLLQLSDKYEGDFTEEDEKHFLKFTELVSATLEALWEVRNLRKKAA
- a CDS encoding DUF2795 domain-containing protein yields the protein MAAVNPIQLQKHLKGMDYPASKQSLIEHAKKHGADKTALSALEQLPDEEYETPADVSKAIGQTE
- a CDS encoding EAL domain-containing protein, whose protein sequence is MASYLDKLELQYEVMRHQRGLSVSYNPEQAEMLVGLTTVLTSPEIENTQVLLMPHTEAPQLHDFGDMMPLQRLIQLNQSEWLLDMLATDQFTTHFQPLVYANNTSKIYGYEALVRGVDERGDLVMPGALFEAAHSAGVLSQLDLAARRSAIRGADHHNLDAHLFINFTPVAVYDPVSCLRTTVQAIDQANIPHDRVVFEVVESNHPQDLSHLMLILRYYREAGFLVALDDFGAGSSSLNLLHQLRPDFIKLDMELIRRVHQDPYKASITEKILEIAQRLAIKTVAEGIESFEELNWVCDRGVDFVQGYIIAKPGNPPVVSTPCLTPSSLPTPSLISA
- a CDS encoding ChaB family protein — protein: MTTSSVTAPENTVSAILQDRAQVDTIIRRLLDQGISRDRISVIGKNFHTETRISGFLTRKDLVLGGLRQGGIFGSLAGSVLGLLTGVGVLFIPFVGTVVAAGPIGAVLLGAATGAIAGAAGAGLVSTFVALGLPEDKATLYQTRVEAGHFLMMVEAGANQMQEVQKLLQEAGGDEISIINTPLPRQRSGQIEAPTHLAPEVRSHLSEAAQQVYIDRYNAALIETNDEQQAEHIAWDAVHQQFDEDEHGVWSRQKAGV